One genomic segment of Alosa sapidissima isolate fAloSap1 chromosome 13, fAloSap1.pri, whole genome shotgun sequence includes these proteins:
- the si:ch211-202f5.3 gene encoding uncharacterized protein si:ch211-202f5.3: MNISLENPYGSVTIPRAHLRTGDENSTIIINPMALEHNNGANPYNVVPIYGTEGKNGTQNPPPYGGEGNYTVKEDDEQVGRCNACCYRCRRK, encoded by the coding sequence ATGAATATTTCCCTAGAGAACCCATACGGCAGCGTGACCATTCCACGCGCCCATCTGCGCACCGGCGACGAAAACAGCACGATCATCATCAACCCCATGGCCCTGGAACACAACAACGGCGCCAACCCTTACAACGTCGTGCCCATCTACGGCACAGAGGGCAAGAATGGTACCCAGAACCCACCACCCTACGGAGGGGAGGGCAACTACACCGTCAAGGAGGACGATGAGCAGGTGGGCCGCTGCAATGCCTGCTGCTACCGCTGCCGACGGAAGTGA
- the rnf224 gene encoding RING finger protein 224 encodes MSEEDAPVPEAPVEGDVEPAVVTPSRDSRKLDCIICYSAYNLTDRLPRKLYCGHTFCQACLRRLDTIINEQMWIPCPQCRQNTPLPRGGASGLDLDLAAFLGVKAEVDGARGGGVGAWHGGPGGLGNHLEPKPSFSKQPSPPIVEQPPSAWVQGALAEPRFQRSPCCRHCVLCCWCC; translated from the exons ATGTCTGAGGAAGACGCACCAGTCCCGGAGGCTCCAGTAGAGGGCGATGTGGAGCCCGCAGTCGTGACTCCTTCCAGAGACAGCCGCAAGTTGGACTGCATTATCTGCTACAGCGCCTACAACCTGACCGACCGGCTGCCCCGCAAGCTGTACTGTGGGCACACTTTCTGCCAAGCGTGCCTGCGACGCCTGGACACCATCATCAATGAACAG ATGTGGATCCCCTGCCCCCAGTGCAGGCAGAACACCCCTCTGCCTCGAGGGGGCGCCAGCGGGCTCGACCTGGACCTGGCCGCCTTCCTGGGCGTGAAGGCTGAAGTGGATGGTGCGAGGGGCGGAGGCGTAGGGGCCTGGCACGGCGGGCCCGGCGGCCTTGGCAACCACCTGGAGCCCAAGCCATCCTTTAGCAAGCAGCCATCGCCACCCATCGTGGAGCAGCCGCCGTCGGCCTGGGTGCAGGGGGCGCTGGCCGAGCCGCGCTTCCAGCGGAGCCCGTGTTGCCGCCACTGCGTgctctgctgctggtgctgctga